A region of Nitrospinota bacterium DNA encodes the following proteins:
- a CDS encoding 4Fe-4S dicluster domain-containing protein: protein MFKIDIKGFNALLSFLRHAGYAALGPTIRDGAIVYDEIGSTEDMPVGMGDAQEPGRYRLAKRDDDAIFGYGTSPQSWKKYFNPPRSKLFTAVMDGAGFKVVEEKPPATKLALIGVRPCELAALKIQDKIFFGGEFADKAYQARRENVLIIAVNCTAPCGTCFCASMNTGPAATGFYDICLTEVLKPGVHYFVALSGSEMGKVILSGLPGSPLGDQERQEAETLMKAAGQKMGRKLDTTGIKELLYGSYENKRWNEVAERCLACANCTMVCPTCFCSGVEDVTDLSGQKAERWKKWDSCFEKDFSYIHGGSVRQTHLGRYRQWMIHKLAAWHDQFGSSGCVGCGRCITWCPVGIDITEEAAAIRASSTAGAHGSGDK from the coding sequence ATGTTTAAGATCGACATAAAAGGTTTTAACGCCCTTCTCAGTTTCCTGCGCCATGCGGGTTACGCCGCTTTAGGCCCCACCATTCGAGACGGCGCGATCGTTTATGATGAAATCGGCTCCACGGAGGACATGCCCGTGGGCATGGGGGATGCGCAGGAGCCGGGCCGGTACCGCCTGGCTAAACGGGACGACGATGCCATCTTCGGTTACGGCACAAGCCCCCAATCATGGAAAAAATACTTTAACCCGCCCAGGTCAAAACTTTTTACCGCCGTCATGGATGGCGCGGGTTTTAAGGTTGTTGAAGAAAAGCCGCCCGCAACGAAGCTTGCCCTCATAGGCGTTCGCCCGTGCGAACTGGCCGCCCTTAAAATCCAGGACAAGATATTTTTCGGCGGCGAATTCGCCGACAAGGCCTATCAGGCCCGGCGGGAGAACGTTTTGATAATCGCCGTCAACTGCACGGCTCCATGCGGAACATGCTTTTGCGCCTCCATGAATACAGGCCCCGCCGCCACAGGGTTTTACGACATCTGCCTGACGGAAGTGTTAAAGCCTGGCGTTCATTATTTCGTGGCCTTGTCCGGGTCGGAGATGGGGAAGGTGATCTTGTCCGGGTTGCCCGGCTCCCCTCTGGGCGATCAGGAAAGGCAGGAAGCTGAAACCCTGATGAAAGCCGCCGGGCAAAAGATGGGAAGAAAGCTGGACACCACAGGCATCAAGGAGCTTCTCTACGGCAGTTACGAGAACAAGCGCTGGAACGAGGTGGCGGAAAGATGCCTGGCCTGCGCGAACTGCACGATGGTGTGCCCAACCTGCTTCTGTTCAGGCGTGGAGGATGTGACGGACCTTTCCGGCCAAAAGGCCGAGCGGTGGAAGAAGTGGGACTCCTGTTTTGAAAAGGATTTTTCGTACATCCACGGCGGGAGCGTAAGGCAGACCCATCTTGGCAGGTACCGGCAATGGATGATACACAAGCTGGCCGCGTGGCATGACCAGTTCGGCTCGTCGGGGTGCGTGGGATGCGGCCGGTGCATAACCTGGTGCCCTGTGGGGATAGACATTACCGAAGAGGCCGCCGCCATCCGGGCAAGCTCAACGGCTGGCGCCCACGGTTCCGGAGACAAATAA
- a CDS encoding response regulator has product MYRVMVVDDESNILKSLGRSLAEDYEVETFDSPFKALERANEATFDLVLSDYRMPEMNGVKFLAAFKQRQPNAARLILSGYTDREELVGAINEAEIYRFISKPWEEYELKSTIAQAIAYNGLLMENQALADQVRAQQKELADMDDMMKLTKQELARLEKEHPGLTKLKLDSHGYYISSIQEE; this is encoded by the coding sequence ATGTACAGAGTAATGGTCGTTGATGATGAGTCGAACATCTTAAAGTCCCTGGGCCGGTCGCTGGCGGAGGATTACGAGGTGGAAACCTTCGACTCCCCCTTCAAGGCGCTGGAAAGGGCCAACGAGGCCACGTTCGATCTCGTCTTGTCCGACTACCGGATGCCGGAAATGAACGGCGTTAAATTCCTGGCCGCCTTCAAGCAAAGACAGCCCAACGCCGCCCGCCTTATCCTTAGCGGTTATACCGACCGGGAAGAGCTGGTTGGCGCCATCAACGAGGCGGAGATATACCGGTTCATTTCCAAACCCTGGGAGGAGTACGAGTTAAAGTCCACCATTGCTCAGGCCATAGCCTATAACGGGCTTTTAATGGAAAACCAGGCTTTGGCGGACCAGGTCCGGGCCCAGCAGAAAGAGCTGGCCGATATGGATGACATGATGAAGTTGACCAAACAGGAACTGGCGCGGCTGGAGAAGGAGCATCCGGGTCTTACGAAACTAAAGCTGGACTCGCACGGTTATTACATAAGTTCTATCCAGGAGGAATAG
- the fliJ gene encoding flagellar export protein FliJ — translation MFRYRLEPLLRYRKTLEDERKRGLAEANRRYYEELEKIDHMEHEKSAVMGEVTHMMQTAPDAGMLIFYDSYMKGVKTDIKYESEQAEQALQIVDMERQKLIEAVKKKKIIEAHREREWERYDAEESRKERIGADEMALMRFSRGYNPGA, via the coding sequence ATGTTCAGATACAGGCTGGAGCCACTCCTGAGGTATCGAAAAACCCTCGAAGACGAGCGGAAGCGGGGATTGGCCGAGGCTAACCGCCGGTATTATGAAGAGCTTGAGAAAATCGACCACATGGAACATGAGAAGTCCGCGGTGATGGGGGAAGTAACCCATATGATGCAAACCGCCCCGGACGCGGGAATGCTGATTTTTTACGACTCGTACATGAAAGGCGTCAAAACCGACATCAAGTATGAGAGCGAACAGGCGGAACAGGCCTTGCAGATAGTGGACATGGAGCGTCAAAAGCTCATCGAGGCGGTGAAGAAGAAGAAGATCATCGAGGCCCACCGGGAGCGGGAATGGGAACGGTATGACGCGGAAGAGTCCCGGAAGGAGAGGATAGGCGCCGACGAGATGGCGCTTATGCGGTTCTCCAGGGGCTATAATCCAGGAGCATAG
- the fliG gene encoding flagellar motor switch protein FliG codes for MAGPERKNLSGPEKAAALLIAVGDDLASKILAEMDENEIQKVSMYMSTMTSVSNELLNNIVEEFVDLIESGRGGYASGGREYLRKVLESALDPKKVGEILDRVTAGEEENVGGGLEAVRHLDPKTVASFLRNEHPQTCAIILAHLDPQHAALVIKELPEKFQSEVTYRIATLERIPPGVIKELDEALAHEFRTTGAMEGSQLGGLESVAEIINSMDHATEVNVLSEIEALNPELAEGIRQRMFVFEDMIKIDDRGMQTILKEIDQNELLVAMKTTSEKLKDKIFANMSERAALMMKEDLETMPPVRLSEVEKAQQSILRVVKRLEEEGKVVLAGGGEELV; via the coding sequence ATGGCCGGTCCAGAAAGAAAAAACCTGTCGGGTCCCGAGAAGGCGGCGGCCCTGCTCATCGCCGTGGGTGACGACCTGGCGTCAAAAATTCTCGCCGAGATGGACGAGAACGAGATTCAGAAAGTCTCCATGTACATGAGCACCATGACCAGTGTGTCCAACGAGCTTCTCAACAATATCGTGGAGGAGTTCGTGGATCTTATCGAGTCGGGCCGGGGCGGTTACGCCTCGGGCGGGCGCGAGTACCTGCGGAAGGTCCTGGAAAGCGCCCTGGATCCCAAGAAGGTAGGGGAGATACTGGACAGGGTGACCGCCGGTGAGGAGGAGAACGTTGGCGGCGGCCTGGAAGCGGTGCGCCATCTGGATCCTAAGACGGTGGCATCTTTCCTGCGTAACGAGCATCCGCAGACGTGCGCCATAATCCTGGCCCATCTGGATCCTCAACACGCCGCTTTGGTTATAAAAGAACTGCCTGAGAAGTTCCAGTCGGAAGTCACTTACCGCATCGCCACGCTGGAGCGCATACCGCCGGGCGTCATAAAAGAGCTGGACGAGGCGCTGGCCCACGAGTTCCGCACCACGGGAGCCATGGAAGGAAGCCAGCTGGGCGGCCTGGAGTCGGTGGCGGAAATAATAAACAGCATGGACCACGCCACGGAAGTAAACGTGCTGTCGGAGATAGAGGCGCTCAACCCGGAGCTGGCCGAAGGCATAAGGCAGAGGATGTTCGTGTTCGAGGATATGATAAAGATCGACGACCGCGGCATGCAGACCATCCTCAAGGAGATAGACCAGAACGAGCTGTTGGTAGCCATGAAAACCACCAGCGAGAAGCTGAAGGACAAGATTTTCGCCAACATGTCCGAACGCGCGGCCTTGATGATGAAGGAAGACCTGGAAACGATGCCGCCTGTCCGGCTGTCGGAAGTGGAGAAGGCCCAGCAGTCCATCCTGCGGGTGGTAAAACGGCTGGAGGAAGAGGGCAAGGTGGTGCTGGCCGGAGGAGGCGAAGAGCTTGTCTAG
- the flgB gene encoding flagellar basal body rod protein FlgB translates to MGDFLKIKELGYLQRGLDLTVTRVNSVAANIANAETPGYKAVNVEFEKNLAAAMGKDFGMTGTNPRHYPLMGKGINGVQPEITQVVEGARLDGNTVNPDQEMNNLVSARMEYETMIAALNKKLSGVTSVLQSAGR, encoded by the coding sequence ATGGGCGACTTTTTAAAAATAAAAGAGTTGGGTTATCTCCAGCGGGGGCTGGATTTGACCGTTACCCGTGTCAACTCCGTGGCTGCCAATATCGCCAACGCCGAAACCCCTGGATACAAAGCGGTAAACGTGGAGTTCGAAAAAAACCTGGCGGCGGCCATGGGCAAAGATTTCGGCATGACCGGAACCAACCCCAGGCATTACCCGTTGATGGGCAAAGGAATCAATGGCGTCCAGCCCGAGATAACCCAGGTTGTAGAGGGCGCCAGGCTGGATGGAAACACAGTAAACCCGGACCAGGAGATGAACAATCTGGTGTCGGCCCGGATGGAATACGAAACCATGATAGCGGCGCTCAACAAAAAATTGTCCGGCGTGACAAGCGTCCTGCAAAGCGCCGGAAGATAA
- the ftsY gene encoding signal recognition particle-docking protein FtsY: MIFSLFGKKKTPPAPAQPEPVPQTPVVTSAPETTGKGLFGGLFKGLAKTRQGLARGFERLIGAHAKLDDEFMDDLEEVLLASDIGVDITNRIVSDLRRDVKKNLLKNTAEVVEFIKKELIAIIKQDIFDQGSDSDEKPRVILVVGVNGSGKTTTIGKLTAKFTGEGKSVILAAADTFRAAAIDQLEEWARRSNADIVRHNPGADPSAVVFDAIRAARARNRDVLIVDTAGRLHNKANLMEELKKVRRVIEREMPGAPHETLLVLDATTGQNAVNQATVFHSAAPLTGLALTKLDGTAKGGVVINIMEQLKVPVKLIGVGEGIEDLRPFDPQEFIDAVFATSELKEVGA; this comes from the coding sequence ATGATTTTCAGCCTTTTCGGTAAGAAAAAAACTCCACCAGCCCCGGCACAACCAGAGCCGGTTCCGCAAACACCGGTTGTAACAAGCGCTCCCGAAACCACCGGCAAAGGATTGTTTGGCGGGCTTTTCAAGGGTCTTGCCAAAACAAGGCAGGGGCTTGCCCGGGGTTTCGAACGGCTAATAGGAGCCCACGCCAAGCTGGATGACGAGTTTATGGATGACCTGGAGGAAGTGCTTCTGGCCTCCGACATCGGGGTGGACATCACGAACCGCATCGTTTCAGACCTGCGGCGGGACGTGAAAAAGAACCTGCTCAAGAACACCGCCGAGGTGGTGGAATTCATCAAAAAAGAGCTTATCGCCATTATCAAGCAGGACATCTTCGACCAGGGCTCCGATTCCGATGAGAAACCAAGGGTGATTCTGGTTGTTGGTGTGAACGGCTCCGGAAAGACCACCACCATAGGCAAACTCACCGCCAAATTCACCGGCGAGGGGAAATCCGTGATTCTGGCCGCCGCGGACACTTTCAGGGCCGCCGCCATAGACCAGCTGGAGGAATGGGCGCGCCGCTCCAACGCGGACATTGTCCGCCACAACCCTGGGGCGGACCCTTCCGCCGTGGTGTTCGACGCCATCCGCGCCGCCCGGGCCCGGAACCGCGACGTTTTGATCGTGGACACCGCCGGAAGGCTTCACAACAAGGCCAACCTGATGGAAGAACTTAAGAAGGTGCGGCGGGTAATCGAGCGGGAAATGCCCGGCGCCCCTCACGAAACCCTGCTGGTGCTGGACGCCACCACCGGCCAGAACGCCGTGAACCAGGCCACCGTTTTCCATTCGGCGGCGCCACTCACCGGGCTGGCGCTGACCAAACTGGACGGAACCGCCAAGGGGGGCGTGGTGATAAACATCATGGAGCAGTTGAAGGTGCCGGTGAAACTTATCGGCGTGGGGGAAGGGATTGAAGACCTGCGCCCCTTCGACCCGCAGGAGTTTATAGACGCCGTTTTTGCTACTTCGGAACTGAAAGAGGTGGGGGCGTAA
- a CDS encoding MBL fold metallo-hydrolase produces MNSDDIDVSKPVEIAENIWWIGFNDKNAGFHCNPYLMIDGDEAVVFDPGSIPHFPVVLSKLCKLVSFNQISNIIVTHQDPDLCASIPRFEELIYGTEGQCNVVAHSRATILIAHYGVRSEFYNIDQHDWKLTLKSGRELKFIFTPYLHFPGAYMTYDANSKILFSGDLFGGFSFDWSLYANEYYMEAMKAFHENYMPSNQILRHAMNKLDNLDIKMIASQHGSIINKDIRKYIDALKNLDCGDYIFSSAGD; encoded by the coding sequence ATGAACTCTGACGATATCGATGTATCCAAACCGGTTGAAATAGCCGAGAACATCTGGTGGATCGGCTTCAACGATAAAAACGCCGGCTTCCATTGCAATCCCTATCTTATGATTGACGGTGATGAGGCAGTGGTGTTCGATCCGGGCTCCATCCCCCATTTCCCCGTGGTTTTATCCAAGCTGTGCAAGCTGGTTTCGTTCAACCAGATATCCAACATCATCGTGACACATCAGGATCCAGACCTGTGCGCCTCCATACCCAGGTTTGAGGAGCTTATTTACGGAACCGAGGGGCAGTGCAACGTGGTGGCCCATTCCCGCGCCACAATCCTCATCGCCCATTACGGCGTAAGGTCGGAGTTTTACAATATAGACCAGCACGACTGGAAGCTCACGCTAAAGTCCGGCAGGGAGTTGAAGTTCATCTTCACCCCCTATCTGCATTTCCCCGGCGCTTACATGACATACGACGCCAATAGCAAAATCCTTTTCTCTGGCGACCTGTTTGGCGGCTTCTCTTTCGATTGGAGCCTTTACGCCAACGAGTACTACATGGAGGCCATGAAAGCGTTCCACGAAAACTACATGCCCTCCAACCAGATATTGCGCCACGCCATGAACAAGCTGGACAACCTGGATATCAAGATGATCGCCTCGCAACATGGCTCAATCATCAACAAAGATATACGCAAATATATCGATGCGCTCAAGAACCTTGATTGTGGTGATTACATCTTCTCTAGCGCCGGAGACTGA
- a CDS encoding FliI/YscN family ATPase yields the protein MVKLDFTRFNEAIAKSRPIKVSGKVARVVGLVVEGIGPDLSIGGVCDIFPKEGGEPISAEVVGFSGNRILMMPLGELRGISPGCHIAVRSETANFKVDNNVLGRVLNSMGQPVDSLGPLLCKEERSLYADPINPLLRRRISQPLDLGLRSINGLLTVGMGQRIGIMAGTGVGKSVLLGMMAKYTNADINVIALIGERGREVREFIEKNLGEEGMKRSVVVVATSDNPPLIRLRGAYVATAIAEYFRDQGKNVLLMMDSLTRFSMAQREIGLSVGEPPATKGYTPSVFAALPRLLERAGTCDGPGSITGLYTVLIEGDDISEPISDASRAILDGHIVLSRRLASLGHYPAVDVLSSISRVMVDVTSQQHQQLAIRFRELYATYREAEDLINIGAYVAGSNKRIDLALAKIDAMTTFLKQRIEESSPLPACVEAMKNILA from the coding sequence ATGGTTAAGCTGGATTTCACCAGGTTTAACGAGGCCATAGCCAAAAGCCGCCCCATTAAGGTTTCCGGCAAAGTTGCCAGGGTGGTGGGCCTTGTGGTGGAGGGAATAGGGCCGGACCTTTCCATCGGCGGCGTGTGCGACATATTTCCCAAAGAAGGGGGCGAGCCCATAAGCGCCGAGGTGGTGGGTTTTTCCGGCAACAGGATTTTGATGATGCCCTTGGGGGAACTGCGCGGAATCTCGCCGGGATGCCACATAGCCGTGCGTAGCGAGACCGCCAATTTCAAGGTGGATAACAATGTGCTGGGCCGGGTGCTAAACTCCATGGGCCAGCCGGTGGACAGCTTGGGCCCCCTGCTTTGCAAAGAGGAGCGCTCCCTTTACGCCGATCCCATCAACCCCCTTTTGCGGCGCAGGATTTCACAACCTTTGGATTTGGGATTGCGCTCCATAAACGGCCTGCTCACCGTGGGCATGGGGCAAAGGATAGGCATCATGGCCGGAACCGGCGTGGGTAAATCCGTCCTGCTGGGAATGATGGCCAAATACACCAACGCCGACATAAACGTGATAGCCCTCATAGGTGAGCGGGGGCGTGAGGTTCGGGAGTTCATAGAGAAAAACCTGGGTGAGGAGGGTATGAAACGGAGCGTTGTGGTGGTGGCCACCTCCGACAACCCGCCGCTCATCCGTTTGCGCGGGGCTTATGTGGCCACCGCCATCGCCGAATATTTCCGCGACCAGGGTAAAAACGTCCTGTTGATGATGGACTCGCTAACCCGTTTCTCCATGGCCCAGCGGGAAATCGGCCTTTCCGTGGGTGAGCCGCCGGCCACCAAGGGTTATACCCCATCCGTGTTCGCCGCCTTGCCCCGTCTTCTGGAGCGGGCCGGCACGTGCGACGGGCCGGGCTCCATAACCGGCCTTTACACGGTGCTTATCGAGGGAGACGACATTTCAGAACCCATATCCGACGCCTCCAGGGCCATACTGGACGGCCATATAGTGCTATCGCGCCGTCTGGCTTCGCTGGGGCATTACCCCGCGGTGGACGTGCTTTCATCCATAAGCCGCGTCATGGTGGATGTTACCTCCCAGCAACACCAGCAACTGGCCATAAGGTTCAGGGAGCTATACGCCACCTACCGGGAGGCCGAAGACCTGATTAACATCGGCGCTTATGTGGCCGGTTCGAATAAAAGGATAGACCTGGCCCTGGCGAAGATAGACGCCATGACCACGTTCCTTAAGCAGAGGATCGAAGAGTCCTCGCCGCTTCCCGCTTGCGTGGAAGCCATGAAGAACATCCTGGCGTAG
- the flgC gene encoding flagellar basal body rod protein FlgC — MDLMTAMKISSSGMSLQRTRMNVISSNLANINTTRTPEGGPYQKKMVVASAVPVAEGGFGQALDGAIREAQVVEIKSDKSQPKMVFDPSHPDADENGYVAMPNVNVMEEMLDMVNASRSFEANATAVNTAKTMAQRALEIGQR; from the coding sequence ATGGACCTGATGACTGCCATGAAAATAAGCTCAAGCGGCATGAGCCTCCAGAGGACCAGGATGAACGTGATATCCAGCAACCTCGCCAACATCAACACCACCCGGACGCCCGAAGGGGGGCCCTATCAAAAGAAGATGGTGGTGGCTTCCGCCGTTCCCGTGGCGGAGGGAGGGTTCGGCCAGGCTCTGGACGGCGCCATCCGCGAAGCGCAGGTGGTGGAGATAAAGTCGGACAAAAGCCAGCCCAAGATGGTGTTCGACCCATCCCATCCAGACGCCGACGAAAATGGATACGTGGCCATGCCCAACGTAAACGTCATGGAGGAAATGCTGGACATGGTAAACGCGTCCCGTTCGTTCGAGGCCAACGCCACGGCGGTGAACACCGCCAAGACCATGGCCCAGCGGGCTCTTGAGATAGGCCAGAGATAA
- the fliF gene encoding flagellar M-ring protein FliF, translated as MVEFLKKVWAQLLEANKSLPASRKAAMAMVAVLALGGILGAAYLSKKPDYQVLFSGLSHEDSGAITQKLSEAQIPYQLMSDGTAIMVPSEMVHEQRLKLASEGLPVGGGVGFEIFDKTTFGMTDFVQKLNFKRALQGELARTIGRFKEVRSCRVHIALPEKKLFTKDKEEPTASVILQLATSHGLNKEQVMGIAHLVASSVEGLKPENVTVVDVNGRLLFGGETSDEAARLSSTQLDYKTNVEKDLEKRITSMIENVVGYGKAVTRVSAEIDFTKTERTEKKFDPNSQVARSEQRSENKSVGAQSPVGVPGVASNVPGGEEAQMTAGTPPSSTATQETVNYEINEVVSHSVDPVGAIKKLSIALIVDGKYATKEGGQPGEKEYQPRTDEELSQLSELIKTAAGVDAARGDAVTVQSAPFDTSRAEAGLEEEAAVSGLPMMDILKYVGIGALVLIVFLFMIRPVLGWITATSREMEELRAFPQTVQQMEARMGIKPGVEEETDYRAKIRQMIMENPKSSAEMLREWLKSRR; from the coding sequence ATGGTAGAGTTTCTGAAAAAAGTCTGGGCCCAGTTGCTGGAAGCCAACAAGAGTCTTCCCGCATCCAGGAAAGCGGCCATGGCGATGGTGGCTGTGCTGGCGCTGGGGGGCATATTGGGGGCGGCCTACCTCTCCAAGAAGCCGGACTACCAGGTGCTTTTCTCCGGCCTGTCGCATGAGGACTCCGGGGCCATAACCCAGAAACTGTCGGAGGCGCAGATTCCCTATCAGCTCATGTCCGACGGCACGGCCATAATGGTGCCCTCCGAAATGGTGCATGAACAGAGGCTTAAACTGGCTTCCGAGGGCTTGCCAGTGGGCGGCGGCGTTGGATTTGAGATATTCGACAAAACCACCTTCGGCATGACAGATTTCGTGCAGAAACTCAATTTCAAACGCGCCCTTCAGGGCGAACTGGCCCGCACCATAGGCCGGTTCAAAGAAGTAAGGTCTTGCCGGGTGCATATAGCGTTGCCCGAGAAAAAACTTTTCACCAAGGACAAAGAGGAGCCCACCGCTTCCGTCATCCTTCAGCTGGCCACAAGCCACGGGCTTAACAAGGAGCAGGTGATGGGCATCGCCCACCTGGTGGCCTCATCGGTGGAAGGATTGAAACCCGAAAACGTGACGGTGGTGGACGTGAACGGCAGGCTTCTTTTCGGCGGCGAAACCTCCGACGAGGCGGCCCGGCTATCGTCCACCCAGCTGGACTATAAAACCAATGTTGAGAAAGACCTGGAGAAACGCATCACCAGCATGATCGAAAACGTGGTGGGGTATGGAAAAGCCGTCACCCGGGTGAGCGCGGAGATTGACTTCACCAAGACCGAGCGCACCGAGAAAAAGTTCGACCCCAACAGCCAGGTGGCCCGGAGCGAACAGAGAAGCGAGAATAAATCCGTAGGCGCCCAGTCGCCGGTGGGTGTACCCGGGGTGGCCAGTAACGTACCGGGGGGTGAAGAGGCCCAGATGACGGCGGGAACGCCACCCTCAAGCACAGCTACCCAGGAAACGGTGAATTATGAGATAAACGAGGTGGTTTCCCATTCGGTTGATCCGGTTGGGGCCATCAAGAAACTTTCTATCGCATTGATTGTAGATGGGAAATACGCCACTAAAGAAGGCGGCCAGCCTGGCGAAAAGGAATACCAGCCGCGTACTGACGAAGAACTGAGTCAGCTTTCAGAGCTTATAAAGACCGCCGCCGGTGTGGATGCCGCCCGGGGGGACGCTGTTACGGTCCAGTCAGCCCCGTTCGACACTTCCCGCGCCGAGGCCGGGCTGGAGGAGGAAGCCGCGGTATCTGGACTGCCCATGATGGACATATTAAAATATGTAGGGATAGGGGCGTTGGTGTTGATAGTGTTCCTCTTCATGATCCGGCCGGTGCTGGGTTGGATAACCGCCACCAGCCGGGAGATGGAAGAGCTGAGGGCCTTCCCGCAAACAGTCCAGCAGATGGAAGCCCGGATGGGGATAAAACCGGGGGTCGAAGAAGAAACGGATTACCGGGCGAAAATCCGCCAGATGATCATGGAAAACCCGAAATCATCCGCGGAAATGCTCCGCGAATGGCTGAAATCGCGGCGTTAA